The Limnospira fusiformis SAG 85.79 genomic interval AAGAATCTTGGATTGCTTCTTGCGGATAAATTAAATTGATATCATGAGGTTCTATAACTATGCGGTAATCATCTTCATTACTGGCAACAGGCTTTGGGCAGATATAAGACAATGGTTCACCATTTGGTAATTCGGCAGATATCGTGACAATGCAAGTGGGTGAAATAGCGTCTTTGAATAACCCAAATCGCAAAGCAGATAAATTCACAATTTCATCTACTTTATATTCATAAAAAAGTTTTTCCCGAAATCTTTTTGCTGTACTAATTTGATTAAAAATTAGTGCAAGAGCAGGCTGGAGCATTGCAATCGGTTGACCAGCCTTTGCTAAAGCCGCAGATTTGGGCAAGAAAAGTGGGCCAATATTGCCGTAAGGAATCGGCCACTTATTTGTTTTTGCCCAAGACTTCGCAAATTGAGTAACTGTATTTTTTCCCCAAGGGGCATTACCTATCACTAAATCATATTGCCCCGCATCAGCCACTGTGCGAAACCCTTCTACATTTTCTTGGAAAAAGTCTGCAGATATTAATCTCTTGTCTCTCAGTCGTGGAAAGCGTACTTGCTCCCAATAATATCGAGGATCTATCTCATCACACATAGTCAAGTAAAGGCTAAATGAAGCAACCCTTACTGCTTGCGAATTAATATCTACTCCCACCAAATTATCTGTAAGAATTTGTTGCAATATGGGTGCAGTGATTTCTTCATTTGGATAAGATTTCTTCCATCTATAAATAAGTCGCTGAAATGCTTTGACTAGAAAAATGCCCGATCCACAAGCCGGATCTAGAATTTTCAGATTCCACTCGCCACTATCCCACGGCAAGACGCCATCCAAGATAAAGTCAACGATATGTCCTGGAGTATAGTGAACTCCTTTATCCGCATTTTTTTTTCCTTTGTCAACAAATTCTTCATAAATACTACTAATGAACTCAAGGGGTATGGCATCAAAGGAATACTGCGGCCAGAGGCAACCCTGTCCCGTTTCCATTTCCAGATCGCCACTGACAAATTCTGCAAGCAGATTGAGATGTTGTTCAGTGACTTTATGTTCCTCTGCTTGCCATTCGTGTTCGCGTTCCGCTTCTGTCGCTCCTTTTCCTGGAAATAAATCCCCATTAAATTTATGGTTAAGCCAGCGAAAAAAATTATAAGTATCTCTTTTATTTCGGAAAATATCAGTTAAATTTTCATAGCTTTCTAATAAGTGTCCTTGTTCATGTAAATGAGCTAGTAAGTCTGGATTTAAAGCGGCGTTTCCCTGAGAATCTTTTCTGTCAAATAGAAATTGAATAAAAATAATCCTGGCTAATAAATCGTGGATGGTGTCGTAATCGAGTTTAAGCTTATTAAGTTGCTTGCGGACACTTTTGAGATTGCTCAGGAGCATTTGGTCAGCAGACTGGCTACGCTGAAATCGCTTATTATTTGCTTGAAAAAACTGCCCTGACACCAAATCAGCCCAGTGGATGTGTAAAGTATCAGCCGCCTGTTGAGAGAGAGAGGTCTGATCGAACAATTCAAGTTGCTGACGCGAAACTTCAGCTACAGGTCTGAGATTCTCAAATTCGGTTGGGGGGCCTTCGTAACAGCTCCAAATTCGCAACCGATCCGGTTCCGCAGTAATTAGCGACGGAGAGCGAGCAAAACTCCATGCAAGTCTGTAAGTTTCTTTAAGCGTAGCCTCTGATACTGGAATAGGAAACTGACAGACCACGGCGATAGGGGCCTCAGTTTCATCCCCGTGAGGATTTGGAGCGAGCACTCCCACTTGGAGGTCAGCACCAGAACCATTTAAAAGATTTTTGATATTCCTTCCCAGTTTTTCCCGAGCTAGGCGTGCATACACGCTGGGCCCAGCACCTGTTGGCTCCATGACTTGAGCCAGTTCAGGCCAGTGGAGCTTTTGGTGAGCTAGTTCTAGTAATCCAGAAACAGACATAGGACGGTTTAACCTGCATTACAGCAGAAGACGACAAGAGGGCTATCGTGTTCTTGATTGAAGACGATTTTGCCTTTTCTTGCGGTGTTGTCACCCGTTATTATATTGCAGTAGCGCTAAAATTAAATAAATTGTATTATATTTTTGTAAAATTATAATAAATAAGGGATCCACACTCCTAGAATGGCTATGATAGAAGGATTCACTCGACGAGAAACCCTCGACCTCACGGCTACCACCTCCAATCGCCTGCAATACCTAGAACGGTGTCAACTGGTAGTCCCCCACCGAATC includes:
- a CDS encoding HsdM family class I SAM-dependent methyltransferase encodes the protein MSVSGLLELAHQKLHWPELAQVMEPTGAGPSVYARLAREKLGRNIKNLLNGSGADLQVGVLAPNPHGDETEAPIAVVCQFPIPVSEATLKETYRLAWSFARSPSLITAEPDRLRIWSCYEGPPTEFENLRPVAEVSRQQLELFDQTSLSQQAADTLHIHWADLVSGQFFQANNKRFQRSQSADQMLLSNLKSVRKQLNKLKLDYDTIHDLLARIIFIQFLFDRKDSQGNAALNPDLLAHLHEQGHLLESYENLTDIFRNKRDTYNFFRWLNHKFNGDLFPGKGATEAEREHEWQAEEHKVTEQHLNLLAEFVSGDLEMETGQGCLWPQYSFDAIPLEFISSIYEEFVDKGKKNADKGVHYTPGHIVDFILDGVLPWDSGEWNLKILDPACGSGIFLVKAFQRLIYRWKKSYPNEEITAPILQQILTDNLVGVDINSQAVRVASFSLYLTMCDEIDPRYYWEQVRFPRLRDKRLISADFFQENVEGFRTVADAGQYDLVIGNAPWGKNTVTQFAKSWAKTNKWPIPYGNIGPLFLPKSAALAKAGQPIAMLQPALALIFNQISTAKRFREKLFYEYKVDEIVNLSALRFGLFKDAISPTCIVTISAELPNGEPLSYICPKPVASNEDDYRIVIEPHDINLIYPQEAIQDSLVWTALMWGGRRDLALVRRLSQGQNFEKLERAKIAIKRQGIIRGNRKKYQEDILGKRLVRQFPARTFIFINLEDLLPNEDPYTHSRDSSDFSAFEIPQLILKQAWTIDSKRFQAAIILSDEDKQGVLCSESYVTVHVPRQYTSILEAACLTYNSKLAVYYLLLSSGRFASYRPEPNVDELLRVPIPENPIRLQDIQTLDFDDVDNRVCEAFSLKDSEWLLIEDIFNYTLPDFKGNRSSPGRQSTRSQSSTLFRTIASELVLKEYCTCFLKVIKAGFGTNKNICAKIFQEHNTPYMPFRLIAFYLTLNDEGEEIQVEPVDSLDLIEQLEGLNQSFLKKSSIEEGGIFYQRVAKIYDSIHLNGKTIPTVYFVKPDQIRYWTRSMALRDADEVAADIMMWHSGLESYS